A window of Bdellovibrionota bacterium genomic DNA:
TGACCCGGAAAGGGAACCCGGTACCTATCAGTATTAACTGCTCCAAAGACTATGGCAAGTCCTAGCTTTCTATGCTAATTTTTTAAGAATGAAATTTGTGTTGTGGGTTTCTTTTATAACGATCGTTATGCTGACACTAAGCCAAACCGGCTGTCAGTGGGAGAGTAAAAGACCTTCGTTTTTAATCATTACAATCGACTCCCTTCCTTTTGATGCAATTCATTGCAATGAGACAGAAAAGTACAAAGGCTTTAAGGCTGTATGTGAAGAAATGGTGCGATTTACTCATGCCTATACGCCATCGATTATGTCACAGGCAGCCATTGCTTCATTTTTAACAGGCAAATATCCATTTGAACACGGAGTTTGGAACAACGGATCTTCTTTTTTAAGTGCCAAATTTAAAACTTCTTCGGAGATAGCTTTTGAAAAAGGATACAAAACTTCATTTGTCTCCGGCGGTCCTCCGATATGGAGAAAATCAGGATTAGAACAAGGGTTTGAAACTTTTGATGACCATATTTTTGTAGATTACGGAAAATACTATCGCCCAGCCTTTGAAAATATGCGAGTGATGCAGGATTGGTTAGGGAATCTTTCCGGCGGAGATAATTTTTTTAGTTTTATATATCTTCCAGATCTTCAGTTTCCAGAAGTTCCCACGGTAGATAACGATGGTTTTGCGAGAGAAGCCACTTATGAAGGGCAGTTCAATGAGATTGATGAATCTTTGGAGAGCTTCTTCGGTTATCTGAAGAAAGAAGAAAAATGGAAGAACACCTGGATCATTGTTGCTGGATTGAATGGTATTTCAAGAGAAGTTCGCTCTAAAGATTTTCAAGGCACAAATTTATATCATGAAAACACCAACGTTGCGCTATTTGTAAAGCCACCACAAAAGAAAGAACATCAGAATTTTTCTTGGACCGTGGATTTTAATACGAGCTTAGTGGATGTGGGCCGTACTTTGTTTGATTTATTAGATAGTGAATTTTACGATACAACTACCACGCTATTTCAAACCATTAGCTTAAAAACAGCGTTACTAGCCTCAGCCGATGCAGTACCTCAAGACCGAGTGTTACTATTTGAGAGCGGATGGCCGCAGTGGAGAAAGCTGGGAAGAACTCTTTTTGCTCTTCAAAAAGACAACTACTTTATGCTTTATGAAAATCCTCCGAAACTTTTCAATACACTTATTGATAGAAATCAAGTCTATCCCATTGATATTCAACAAGCTTCAATGCAAGTTCTCACGCAGACGGCAAATCAGCTGATCAGTCTTTTGAATTTTGAGGACAGTCAGAAATTAGATCAAAATATAATTAAAAAATATTTGCTCGCTCGTCTATTTTTTAAAATGGATAAATTGAATGCAGATGCGCTTCGTGATCTGCAAACTCTTTTCACCAGCACAAAAGATGAAGAGGTGGCTGGATGGCTTGCTAGATTTTATGTTGAGAACTCAAGATGGAAAGATCTCTTAATCTTGGGCTCAGAAGCCCAGCAGATGGATTGGGTTTGGTTGGCTTCAAAAAATTTAAATCTTCCATCTCCACAGCCATCGAATTGTTTAAAGTTACTTGATGCGGGTTCGATGGAAGTTTCGACTTATTATAATGTATGTAATGATGCGATACTGATTCAATTCTTAGGATGGGTTAAAAATAAAAATAAACCTGAGGCCCTGATGTACAGAGATAATTTCTACAAGCTCTACCGCACATTCAAAACAGACTTAGATATCCAAAAACTCAATACGCAAAATGGATTTGTCTGGGATACTTCAAAGGACAAGATTACTCGACCACAAAATATAGAGTTGATTTTAGCTTTAGATAATATGAGTCGGTTCAAACAACTTATAGACAAAAAATTCTAATTCACTCATACTTATTCTATGAAAAATACACTGTTTGCACTTCTATTCGTTTTAATAGTTGGGTCTATTCAAGCGGCTCCACCAGAGAATGCTTTGCCTCAGAGAAAACAGGGATTTGCAGGATTTGAAAAAGGGCAATCTGCTGTATCTTTTTTTGCAGGACAACCTACTTTTTTCCGGTATGATAAATTCATCAATTGGAAAAGAGCTTGGAATATCGATGCAGGCTATCACTTTGATAAATATCCATACTTTGCCGCAAACTATGCAGTTTATTTTTATAACATCAGAGACCGCTTAAAAGAACATCAAGATTTCTTTAACTCACTTCTTTTCTACGCCGGTCCGGGAGTATTTTTTGGTCCAGATTTTGGAGAAGAAAAATCCTCTGAAAAAGTGAAAATTGGTTTAAGAATTTACGGGGGTACAGAATATATCTTTAAAAACTCACCGTGGTCCCTAAAAGCTGAAATTGGTCCTTCGTTTTTTATCGAAGGTGATGACGATTTTATTGGTTTTCAAGGTATGTTGGGAGTCACTTACTATATTGGCGGAATCAAAACGAGAAAGTTAAAATCTAGAATCACCAACGTCAAAGACAATACGGAAATGAAAGTTCAGCCCACTTCATCAGATGACGAAGCTACAGATGATGAATTTAAACAGTTTGATTAGAATTCCATAACCCCAAGCCAGAACGGCTGGCTATCATCTTTTGCCAATTTTTTTACATAATTATCAAAATTTCTTTGGCCTTTTGGAAGCGTAAAGAAATCTTCTGGTATCCAAGACTTACTCATGAGAATGAGTTGATCACCTTTTTGATATTTGAAATTATGCACTTGGAAATCCACTTGTGCATTCACACCTAAAAGCTTGTCTGGGAGGGCAGGAAGTAATTTCTTATTGCTCAGGTTTAGCGAATGATCCAAATCCATAAATAAAGGAAGAATATTTTTATCATTTTTACTTAAAAGAACGTGAGGATGTCCCACGGTGGCAAAGTAGAATTGATTATTCTTGGCCACACCCACTAATATTTCAAAACCCGAAGTGTATTCATTTTTATTTTTAGACTTATAAATACTCTCATTGGCTAACAATAAAGCGGTACGAATAGAATTTGCTGCCTTGTCGTAG
This region includes:
- a CDS encoding sulfatase-like hydrolase/transferase, which codes for MKFVLWVSFITIVMLTLSQTGCQWESKRPSFLIITIDSLPFDAIHCNETEKYKGFKAVCEEMVRFTHAYTPSIMSQAAIASFLTGKYPFEHGVWNNGSSFLSAKFKTSSEIAFEKGYKTSFVSGGPPIWRKSGLEQGFETFDDHIFVDYGKYYRPAFENMRVMQDWLGNLSGGDNFFSFIYLPDLQFPEVPTVDNDGFAREATYEGQFNEIDESLESFFGYLKKEEKWKNTWIIVAGLNGISREVRSKDFQGTNLYHENTNVALFVKPPQKKEHQNFSWTVDFNTSLVDVGRTLFDLLDSEFYDTTTTLFQTISLKTALLASADAVPQDRVLLFESGWPQWRKLGRTLFALQKDNYFMLYENPPKLFNTLIDRNQVYPIDIQQASMQVLTQTANQLISLLNFEDSQKLDQNIIKKYLLARLFFKMDKLNADALRDLQTLFTSTKDEEVAGWLARFYVENSRWKDLLILGSEAQQMDWVWLASKNLNLPSPQPSNCLKLLDAGSMEVSTYYNVCNDAILIQFLGWVKNKNKPEALMYRDNFYKLYRTFKTDLDIQKLNTQNGFVWDTSKDKITRPQNIELILALDNMSRFKQLIDKKF